The Hypanus sabinus isolate sHypSab1 chromosome 31, sHypSab1.hap1, whole genome shotgun sequence genome window below encodes:
- the LOC132383656 gene encoding histone H2B-like produces the protein MPDPPKPAPKKGAKKALSKPASKSGKQRKRSRKESYAIYIYKVMKQVHPDTGISFKAMTVMNSFVNDIFERIAGEASRLAHYNKRSTISSREFQTAVRLLLPGELAKHAVSEGTKAVTKYTSSK, from the coding sequence ATGCCTGATCCACCGAAACCCGCTCCCAAGAAGGGCGCCAAGAAAGCTCTGTCCAAACCGGCGAGCAAGTCTGGCAAGCAGCGCAAGAGGTCGAGGAAGGAGAGTTACGCCATTTACATCtacaaagtgatgaagcaggttcACCCCGATACCGGCATCTCCTTCAAGGCCATGACCGTCATGAATTCATTCGTGAACGATATTTTCGAGCGCATCGCGGGTGAGGCTTCCCGCCTGGCCCATTACAACAAGCGGTCTACCATCAGCTCCCGGGAGTTCCAGACTGCCGTGCGCCTGCTGCTGCCCGGGGAGCTGGCCAAGCACGCCGTGTCCGAAGGGACAAAGGCGgtgaccaagtacaccagctccaaGTAA
- the LOC132383655 gene encoding uncharacterized protein LOC132383655, with product MSARSSIKSMAPSDKGGKPTSSKSTQARAKAEAAKVRLRYARQEAVLKMKQATREAEIQKEKAAREAERATREAEIQKKKAAREAERAAREAKIQKEKAAREAERAAREAETQLEMAKISTELQVLQLEREEEAAMAEAEYIEEPEGSHDLTEVTSTLDRTRLERTSDYVQYQIDRQARLPSPYVFDNFPSYEEPQRVTIASHPYEEENLPSRLRDEVKNERTDNAPSPPQQDGGEGEAHSRTTIVSSNCTEVCGQTQSSRSCSKICLTKVYPKEAQQDITKRKVTD from the coding sequence atgtcagctcgatccagcatcaagtcgatggcgcccagcgacaagggcggtaaaccgacatcaagtaagtccacccaggcaagagccaaggcagaagccgccaaggtgcgactgcgttacgccagacaagaagcagttttgaaaatgaaacaggccaccagagaagccgaaatccagaaagaaaaggctgccagagaagccgaaagggccacccgagaagccgaaatccagaaaaaaaaggctgccagagaagccgaaagggccgccagagaagccaaaatccagaaagaaaaggctgccagagaagccgaaagggccgccagagaagccgaaacccagttggaaatggcaaaaatatcgacagagttgcaagtgctgcagctagaaagggaagaagaagctgccatggcggaagcagagtacatagaagaacctgaagggtcgcatgatctgaccgaagtaacaTCTACTTTAGacaggaccagactggaacgcacaagcgactatgtacaatatcaaatagataggcaggctcgtctcccctctccatacgtattcgataacttccccagctacgaggaacctcagagagtcacgattgcatcacatccatacgaggaagaaaatttaccctcgcggcttcgtgatgaagtcaagaatgaaagaaccgacaacgctccttcacccccacaacaggacggcggggagggagaggctcactccaggacaacaattgtcagctcgaactgtacagaagtttgcggtcaaactcagtcaagccgttcttgttccaagatctgcctcactaaggtgtaccctaaagaagcacaacaagacattaccaagcgtaaagtaaccgactag